A region from the Alnus glutinosa chromosome 5, dhAlnGlut1.1, whole genome shotgun sequence genome encodes:
- the LOC133869259 gene encoding uncharacterized protein LOC133869259, which translates to MEIKKDPHYERPFPLHNKQVREENRNKFCAYHDARGHVTEECRNLRILIEKFIKNGKLLRFIADNQGLPRQNQRPQERRDREQGRRERSSQRHRERSPQRHRGRSPQRRNEDRRDRREEPQRDRSRSRGAQGHKPRNGPVIADIRTIFGGFGGGGETSADRKAYARYQKHQEVMAIERPHKSHRRESMVVGFSDEDYAGVSLPHTDAIVVTLQVANHRIHQMFIDNGSSADILYWSAFRNMEISPEKVIPATCPLVGFAGEQVLPIGSIELPVTAGDYPTTKTIMVKFLLIDKPSAYNAIIGRTALNDLKAVTSTSHLKIKFPTERGVGEVRGEQGVARQCYNITLKGTPSQKSCREKGKK; encoded by the coding sequence ATGGAAATCAAGAAGGATCCGCACTACGAGAGGCCTTTTCCCCTTCACAACAAGCAGGTAAGggaagaaaatagaaacaagTTCTGCGCGTACCATGATGCTCGGGGTCATGTTACCGAGGAGTGCAGAAATCTCAGAATCCTGATCGAGAAGTTTATCAAAAACGGAAAATTACTCCGTTTTATAGCAGACAACCAAGGCCTGCCTCGGCAGAATCAGAGGCCTCAAGAGCGTAGAGACCGAGAGCAAGGACGTAGAGAGCGTTCTTCTCAAAGACATAGAGAGCGTTCTCCTCAGAGACATAGAGGGCGTTCTCCTCAAAGACGTAATGAGGATCGCCGAGACAGAAGGGAGGAACCTCAGCGAGACAGAAGCAGAAGCAGAGGCGCACAAGGTCATAAGCCACGGAATGGGCCGGTCATCGCCGACATCCGAACTATATTCGGAGGTTTTGGCGGAGGAGGAGAAACAAGTGCGGATAGGAAGGCATACGCTCGGTATCAGAAACATCAGGAGGTGATGGCTATAGAGAGACCCCACAAATCCCACAGGAGGGAATCTATGGTGGTGGGGTTTTCAGATGAAGATTACGCGGGAGTTTCACTTCCGCATACCGACGCGATCGTGGTCACGTTGCAGGTGGCTAACCACCGAATTCATCAAATGTTCATCGATaatgggagctcggctgatatcctATATTGGTCAGCCTTTCGGAACATGGAAATCAGTCCGGAAAAGGTGATCCCGGCTACCTGCCCTCTGGTAGGATTTGCTGGGGAACAGGTCTTGCCAATCGGGTCCATTGAACTTCCCGTGACTGCTGGAGATTATCCGACCACAAAAACTATTAtggttaagtttttgttgatcgATAAACCCTCGGCCTACAACGCCATCATTGGAAGAACAGCACTTAATGATCTGAAGGCGGTCACTTCCACTTCACATTTGAAGATCAAATTCCCAACCGAGAGAGGTGTTGGAGAAGTAAGGGGAGAACAGGGAGTGGCACGTCAGTGTTACAACATAACGCTGAAAGGGACCCCTTCACAGAAGAGCTGCAGGGAGAAGGGCAAGAAATAG